A window of the Brassica napus cultivar Da-Ae chromosome C5, Da-Ae, whole genome shotgun sequence genome harbors these coding sequences:
- the LOC106397811 gene encoding PR5-like receptor kinase has protein sequence MKTVSVLVFFFLFFLMKKSRSKNLTHCVRMFSCGSLDFRFPFFNTTMPSRCGLFKLNCTDHHISEIQLVEEGKWYKVTSVSQAETITITDPRPSQSLETGSCSDLSRFSLPDSPWLKMTTLYKCNNSRRKHGFSYANCKGGGSSLYYSDLTDYSGCSVIKTPESWVISRNKNGFNLNATFSLHINLPRGCSSCHRRGGQCTMIKEKFRCRGGSKEDYQDVKLKLGLGLSAGLTVIIIILVLITVRVKKTRKSDWNTESVEAVVMLKRYSYARVKKMTNSFAHVLGKGGFGTVYKGKLPDGGVDIAVKILKEGKGTGEEFINEVASMSRTSHVNIVSLLGFCYERNKRAIVYEFMPNGSLDKFISENMSTKIEWERLYDIALGVSRGLEYLHNHCVSRIVHFDIKPQNILMDKDLCPKISDFGLAKLCKNKESVMSMLDARGTVGYIAPEVFSNNFGGVSHKSDVYSYGMVILEMIGAKNIENFGSNNSSMYFPDWIYKDFGRGEVMRIFGDQITKEEERIAKKMVLVGLWCIQTNPSDRPPMIKVIEMLEGDLEALQIPSKPLFC, from the exons ATGAAGACTGTCTCTGTGttggtcttcttcttcctcttctttctcaTGAAAAAATCCAGGAGCAAGAACCTGACACACTGTGTCAGAATGTTCTCCTGTGGAAGCCTCGACTTCAGGTTCCCTTTCTTTAACACAACCATGCCGTCTCGGTGCGGTCTCTTCAAGCTTAATTGCACTGATCACCATATTTCAGAGATACAGCTTGTGGAAGAAGGGAAATGGTACAAAGTGACGAGCGTCTCTCAAGCCGAAACCATAACCATCACGGACCCAAGGCCTAGCCAAAGCTTGGAAACAGGATCCTGCAGTGACTTGTCAAGATTCTCTCTTCCAGATTCTCCATGGCTCAAAATGACCACTTTGTACAAATGCAACAACAGTAGGAGGAAGCATGGTTTCAGTTATGCAAATTGCAAAGGAGGAGGAAGCAGCTTGTATTACTCCGATTTGACAGATTATTCAGGGTGTTCAGTTATCAAGACTCCAGAAAGCTGGGTGATTTCAAGAAACAAGAACGGGTTTAATCTTAATGCTACTTTCTCTCTTCATATAAACCTGCCTCGAGGCTGCAGTAGCTGCCATAGACGAGGAGGACAATGTACGATGATCAAAGAAAAATTTCGCTGCCGTGGAGGAAGCAAAG AGGACTACCAAGATGTGAAGTTAAAGCTTGGATTAG GACTATCAGCTGGTTTAACTGTTATTATCATTATACTGGTCCTGATAACAGTAAGAgtgaaaaaaacaagaaagagtGACTGGAATACCGAGAGCGTTGAAGCAGTGGTAATGCTGAAACGATATAGTTACGCAAGAGTTAAGAAGATGACTAACTCATTTGCACACGTTCTCGGGAAAGGAGGATTTGGAACAGTATACAAAGGCAAGTTACCAGATGGAGGCGTAGATATTGCAGTGAAGATCTTGAAGGAAGGAAAGGGAACCGGAGAAGAGTTCATCAACGAAGTAGCTAGCATGAGTAGAACATCTCATGTAAATATTGTCTCTCTGCTTGGGTTCTGTTATGAAAGGAACAAAAGAGCTATAGTATATGAGTTCATGCCTAATGGATCCCTTGACAAGTTTATCTCCGAGAATATGTCAACCAAGATAGAATGGGAAAGGCTATATGACATTGCGTTAGGTGTCTCTCGCGGCCTAGAGTATTTACACAACCATTGTGTATCGAGGATTGTGCATTTCGATATAAAGCCGCAAAACATACTCATGGACAAGGATCTTTGTCCCAAGATTTCAGATTTCGGTCTTGCTAAGctctgcaaaaataaagagagcgTCATGTCAATGCTAGACGCTAGAGGGACGGTAGGATACATTGCCCCTGAAGTGTTCTCGAATAATTTTGGAGGAGTTTCGCATAAGTCAGATGTGTATAGTTATGGTATGGTGATCCTTGAGATGATTGGAGCAAAGaatatagaaaattttggaTCCAACAATAGTTCAATGTACTTTCCAGATTGGATTTATAAGGATTTTGGGAGGGGAGAAGTCATGAGGATTTTTGGAGATCAGATaaccaaagaagaagagagaattgCCAAGAAAATGGTTTTGGTTGGTCTATGGTGTATTCAGACCAATCCATCTGACCGTCCACCGATGATCAAAGTCATTGAGATGTTAGAGGGGGATCTAGAGGCTCTCCAGATTCCATCTAAACCTCTCTTTTGTTAA